The Opitutales bacterium ASA1 genome window below encodes:
- a CDS encoding ATP-binding cassette domain-containing protein: MSKILEVQNVSKHFHLHVQNDKRIPALDDVTFDMERGEILGLTGKSGSGKSSLMKCIYRTYLVSSGRILLHLEDGSTVDLAAAGEHEVLRVRRTEMFYCSQFLSVIPRVPAVDVVAESLTRKGRSQDEARTIARELLSRLGLPQELWDAFPATFSGGEQQRVNIARAIIAAPRFLLVDEPTASLDQKTKDVVIDLVLALKNRGTSVVLITHDQHTLERMADRRLHLLHGRVREMATA, from the coding sequence ATGTCCAAGATTCTCGAAGTCCAGAACGTCTCCAAGCACTTCCACCTCCACGTCCAGAACGACAAGCGCATCCCGGCGCTCGACGACGTCACGTTCGACATGGAGCGCGGCGAGATCCTCGGCCTGACCGGCAAGTCCGGCTCAGGCAAGAGTTCTCTCATGAAGTGCATCTACCGCACCTACCTCGTATCCTCCGGACGGATACTGCTTCACCTGGAGGACGGATCGACGGTCGACCTCGCCGCCGCCGGCGAGCACGAGGTCCTGCGCGTGCGCCGCACGGAGATGTTCTACTGTTCGCAGTTCCTCAGCGTCATCCCCCGTGTGCCGGCAGTCGACGTGGTGGCCGAGTCGCTCACCCGCAAAGGCCGTTCGCAGGACGAGGCGCGCACGATCGCTCGGGAACTGCTCTCGCGCCTCGGCCTACCGCAGGAGCTGTGGGACGCGTTTCCCGCCACGTTCTCCGGCGGCGAACAACAACGCGTGAACATCGCGCGAGCCATCATCGCCGCGCCCCGCTTCCTCCTCGTGGACGAGCCGACCGCCTCGCTCGATCAGAAGACGAAGGACGTGGTCATCGACCTCGTGCTCGCCCTCAAGAACCGCGGCACGTCGGTGGTGTTGATCACGCACGATCAACACACGCTCGAACGCATGGCCGACCGCCGACTCCACCTCCTCCACGGCCGGGTTCGCGAGATGGCGACGGCTTGA
- a CDS encoding putative selenate ABC transporter substrate-binding protein has translation MFARSLTVPGFALRILAATTMLVAAVLLSACGPDSRAEDEASRSDRPRVLRIGWVPNDEDVERRARWEGLVDYLERRLEMRVELVQTASYSPAIEALRAKKLEIVGLAPFAYLIASQKGLALPLVAAGTADGAPRAYRSGFIVPKDSPLRTLDDVKAHASSITFSWADPASTSGHLVPRAHLESLGIHAERDFKRAVFAMNHTASILTVKAGKVDLAAVTTTSLQNMITKGRIAADDVRLIWESEPIMASIIAIRADLPEAFRAEILAAYLAFADEDPEAWERIAPLYLTEGVRWVAAHDRDFDALRVLARNVEHLELLGE, from the coding sequence ATGTTCGCCCGCTCACTCACCGTCCCCGGCTTCGCTCTCCGCATCCTCGCGGCAACCACGATGCTGGTCGCCGCCGTTCTGCTCTCCGCCTGTGGTCCGGACTCCCGCGCCGAAGACGAAGCGTCCCGTTCCGATCGGCCGAGGGTTCTCCGTATCGGCTGGGTGCCGAACGACGAGGACGTCGAACGCCGCGCCCGTTGGGAGGGTCTCGTCGACTACCTCGAGCGCCGCTTGGAGATGCGCGTCGAGTTGGTTCAGACCGCGAGCTACAGCCCGGCGATCGAAGCTCTGCGCGCAAAGAAACTCGAGATCGTCGGCCTCGCGCCGTTCGCCTACCTCATCGCGAGCCAGAAGGGTCTCGCCCTTCCGCTCGTCGCCGCCGGCACCGCGGACGGCGCACCACGCGCCTACCGATCCGGCTTCATCGTCCCGAAGGACAGCCCGCTTCGCACTTTGGACGACGTCAAGGCCCACGCGAGTTCGATCACGTTCTCTTGGGCCGATCCGGCATCGACCTCGGGCCACCTCGTCCCCCGCGCTCATCTCGAGAGCCTCGGCATCCACGCGGAGCGCGACTTCAAGCGGGCGGTGTTCGCGATGAACCACACCGCTTCGATCCTCACCGTGAAGGCGGGCAAGGTCGACCTCGCGGCCGTGACCACGACCTCCCTGCAAAACATGATCACGAAAGGCCGCATCGCCGCGGACGACGTCCGTCTGATCTGGGAGTCCGAGCCGATCATGGCCTCGATCATCGCGATCCGCGCGGACCTTCCCGAAGCTTTTCGGGCCGAGATCCTCGCCGCCTACCTCGCCTTCGCCGACGAAGATCCGGAGGCTTGGGAAAGGATCGCTCCGCTCTATCTCACCGAGGGAGTTCGGTGGGTGGCCGCTCACGATCGCGACTTCGACGCCCTCCGAGTTCTCGCCCGCAACGTGGAACACCTCGAACTCCTCGGCGAATGA
- a CDS encoding putative selenate ABC transporter substrate-binding protein produces the protein MLRVAWTPSEEEPERIARWDGFVRYLERRLGVPVELIQTGNYGAKIEAMRAHKIEVCTLGPFSYVVARTKMAVEPMVVRGERDGAPAVYRSIFIVPASSPLRSLEDVVSRAGELTLAWVDPASASGHLVPRVHLESLGLVPEEHFKEVVFTLSHLASVLSTKAGHVDLAAVTSNGLDRFVREGRIDREDVRVLWASDSIVNDVTAIRGDLPESFKTRVREAWLSFREDEPALWTEFADGFPDPSTIWVPIADEDFDGLREVARRLRHLRLLE, from the coding sequence GTGCTGCGCGTCGCCTGGACTCCGAGCGAGGAGGAACCCGAACGCATCGCGCGTTGGGATGGTTTCGTCCGCTACCTTGAACGCCGTCTCGGCGTACCCGTCGAGCTGATACAAACGGGGAACTACGGTGCGAAGATCGAAGCCATGCGGGCGCACAAGATCGAGGTCTGCACGCTCGGTCCGTTCTCCTACGTGGTCGCCCGTACGAAAATGGCGGTCGAGCCCATGGTGGTCCGCGGTGAGAGAGACGGAGCGCCCGCGGTCTACCGATCGATTTTCATCGTTCCCGCCTCCAGTCCTCTGCGGTCGTTGGAGGATGTCGTCTCGCGTGCCGGAGAGCTCACGCTCGCATGGGTCGATCCCGCCTCTGCCTCCGGTCACCTCGTGCCGCGCGTCCATCTCGAATCGCTCGGCCTCGTACCGGAGGAGCACTTCAAGGAGGTCGTGTTCACCCTTTCGCACCTCGCCTCGGTGCTGTCGACCAAGGCAGGGCACGTGGACCTCGCCGCCGTGACGTCCAACGGACTGGACCGGTTCGTTCGCGAGGGGCGTATCGACCGCGAAGACGTTCGCGTCCTTTGGGCGTCCGACTCGATCGTCAACGACGTCACCGCCATCCGCGGCGACCTGCCCGAATCGTTCAAGACACGTGTGCGCGAGGCATGGTTGAGCTTCCGCGAGGACGAGCCCGCGCTCTGGACCGAGTTCGCCGACGGCTTCCCCGATCCCTCGACGATCTGGGTTCCGATCGCCGACGAAGACTTCGACGGCCTGCGCGAAGTCGCCCGCCGCCTCCGACATCTGCGTCTCCTCGAATGA
- a CDS encoding putative selenate ABC transporter substrate-binding protein, translated as MNHARRRFLRLVPPALTTLGFGWSACGIRSADASDSPQRFRIASVPQQDMEERYAAAYRALEAYLAPRLGVPVSVHPLENATLALEGLRAGKLDLCNFSPWPFLLAESRANVEALLFTRTPEGGTGSYRSLLVTHRGTGLANAEDVLERAAEITFSFEEAVSTSGHLAPRAFFHQIGIDPEKDFKRVLFSTDGTTNLLAVKARRLDLAAVSDSTLRRAVDRGRISPDDIVVVWRSEPLLSGITAIRRALPAAFRRRVQTLFIDLPTAEPALWAEVARQYSHPVAGYSAADESLLLPYRRLVGTVPGLALSA; from the coding sequence ATGAACCACGCACGTCGCCGCTTTCTTCGCCTGGTGCCGCCCGCGTTGACGACGCTCGGCTTCGGCTGGTCGGCTTGCGGTATCCGTTCCGCGGATGCGTCGGACTCCCCCCAGCGCTTTCGCATCGCCTCCGTCCCGCAGCAGGACATGGAGGAACGCTACGCGGCCGCATATCGCGCACTCGAAGCATACTTGGCTCCACGTCTCGGCGTGCCCGTGTCGGTCCACCCGCTCGAAAACGCCACCCTCGCACTGGAAGGTTTGCGCGCCGGCAAACTCGACCTCTGCAACTTTTCGCCGTGGCCGTTCCTGCTCGCCGAATCGCGCGCGAACGTCGAGGCGCTGCTCTTCACCCGCACGCCCGAAGGAGGCACGGGCTCGTACCGGTCACTGCTCGTCACGCATCGTGGCACGGGTCTCGCGAACGCGGAGGACGTCCTCGAGCGCGCGGCCGAAATCACGTTCAGTTTCGAAGAAGCGGTTTCCACGTCCGGTCATCTCGCGCCCCGTGCGTTCTTCCACCAGATCGGGATCGACCCCGAAAAGGACTTCAAGCGCGTCCTGTTTTCTACCGACGGCACGACCAATCTCCTCGCCGTGAAGGCACGTCGACTCGATCTCGCCGCCGTGAGCGACTCGACGCTGCGTCGCGCCGTCGATCGCGGTCGCATCTCGCCCGATGACATCGTGGTGGTCTGGAGATCGGAACCGTTGCTCAGCGGCATCACCGCGATCCGGCGTGCCCTCCCCGCCGCCTTCCGGCGACGCGTTCAAACCCTGTTCATCGACCTTCCGACCGCCGAACCCGCGCTGTGGGCCGAGGTCGCGCGACAATACTCGCATCCAGTCGCTGGATACAGCGCCGCGGACGAGTCCCTCCTTCTGCCCTACCGCCGGCTCGTCGGCACGGTGCCCGGGCTCGCCCTCTCCGCCTGA
- the phnC gene encoding phosphonate ABC transporter ATP-binding protein → MLTVTALSKNLPDGRPILRDIEFTVHRGEFVGVLGASGAGKSLTLRCILGLTRADSGRAVLETETDDFDLVNARGRRLREARRHIGVIFQGFNLVKRLRVLDNVMIGRLGGISPWRSWLYGFTDSEAHEALDALRRVKMEHFAERITGTLSGGEMQRVAIARAIFQRPAMYMADEPIASLDPTNSIAIMKLLAPLARETPVLGVFHQPEMTARFCTRVIAIRQGRIVYDGAPELSQRQLQDIYGSELDQVLRPPAPVLPTDTLPEPEAAVGAASAA, encoded by the coding sequence ATGCTCACCGTCACCGCCCTCTCGAAGAATCTGCCCGATGGCCGCCCCATTCTCCGCGACATCGAGTTCACCGTCCACCGCGGAGAGTTCGTCGGCGTGCTCGGCGCCAGCGGAGCGGGCAAGAGTCTCACGCTCCGCTGCATTCTCGGTCTTACGCGAGCAGACTCCGGACGTGCCGTGCTGGAGACGGAAACCGACGATTTCGATCTCGTGAACGCGCGCGGAAGGCGGCTGCGCGAAGCACGCCGACACATCGGAGTCATCTTTCAAGGCTTCAATCTCGTGAAGCGCCTCCGCGTCCTCGACAACGTCATGATCGGCAGGCTCGGCGGCATCTCCCCTTGGCGCTCTTGGCTTTACGGTTTCACCGACTCGGAAGCGCATGAGGCACTCGATGCCTTGCGACGCGTGAAGATGGAACACTTCGCGGAGCGCATCACCGGCACGTTGTCGGGGGGGGAAATGCAACGCGTCGCCATCGCACGGGCCATCTTCCAACGGCCGGCCATGTACATGGCCGACGAGCCCATAGCATCCCTCGATCCCACGAACTCGATCGCGATCATGAAACTCCTCGCGCCTCTCGCCCGCGAGACGCCCGTGCTCGGAGTGTTTCATCAGCCCGAAATGACCGCTCGCTTCTGCACGCGTGTGATCGCCATCCGCCAGGGCCGCATCGTCTACGACGGCGCGCCGGAACTGTCCCAGCGGCAACTTCAAGACATCTACGGCAGCGAACTCGACCAAGTCCTGCGCCCCCCCGCGCCCGTCCTACCCACCGACACACTCCCCGAGCCCGAAGCCGCCGTCGGGGCCGCAAGCGCGGCCTGA
- the phnE gene encoding phosphonate ABC transporter, permease protein PhnE, producing the protein MRRPALVALALGLVVYWAAAQCNVSPSELVDGAVRGLEVLVFFFSPDWHALPELAGPALVTVLLAAVATPLGVALSAVFGLAAARNVAPGWLRTPARMLIGLERALPEIIILLLLVAALGVGPFPGVIALALGSIGMLGKLLADSVEEIDARVLESVETVGATRWQVIRHAVIPEVLPSFLANAIFRFEVNIRASVLLGAVGAGGIGFELSKAMSLLEYERAMSAVLLTLALVFGAERVSDFLRRRVLDGGRLR; encoded by the coding sequence ATGCGCCGCCCGGCGCTCGTAGCCCTCGCTCTCGGCCTCGTGGTCTACTGGGCCGCCGCGCAGTGCAACGTCAGCCCGAGCGAACTGGTCGACGGAGCCGTCCGTGGACTCGAGGTATTGGTGTTCTTCTTTTCGCCCGATTGGCACGCTCTACCGGAGCTCGCCGGTCCAGCGCTCGTCACGGTGCTCCTCGCTGCGGTGGCCACGCCCTTGGGCGTGGCGCTCTCCGCCGTGTTCGGTCTAGCCGCGGCGCGCAACGTCGCTCCCGGTTGGCTTCGCACACCGGCGCGCATGCTGATCGGTCTCGAACGCGCGTTGCCCGAAATCATCATCCTCCTCCTGCTCGTCGCCGCATTGGGCGTGGGACCTTTTCCCGGCGTGATCGCACTCGCACTGGGTTCGATCGGGATGCTCGGAAAACTCCTCGCCGACTCGGTCGAGGAAATCGATGCCCGCGTGCTCGAATCGGTCGAGACGGTTGGTGCCACGCGCTGGCAGGTGATCCGCCACGCCGTGATCCCCGAGGTGCTGCCCTCCTTTCTCGCCAACGCGATCTTCAGGTTCGAGGTGAACATCCGCGCTTCGGTCCTGCTCGGCGCAGTCGGGGCCGGCGGCATCGGCTTCGAACTGAGCAAGGCCATGAGCCTGCTCGAGTACGAACGTGCGATGAGCGCCGTGCTCCTCACGCTCGCCTTGGTGTTCGGTGCCGAACGCGTATCCGATTTCCTCCGACGCCGCGTGCTCGATGGGGGGAGACTTCGATGA
- a CDS encoding hypothetical protein (frameshifted, insertion/deletion at around 4492999;~possible pseudo due to internal stop codon), with amino-acid sequence MNSVAPAADVPSALFTPPSRHFRRRLAIFAAIGAFLVAASAALKFQPWLLFTDFHYLVRLAGEMLPPRIELLWTKPSLYSSVAETIAMALLGTLGGASIALALALLAAANTTPHPLLRTVVRFGFGAERATPNFVVLLVLLIAVGFGPFAGMLALTIGSIGMFGKLFADAIEQVDPAPIEAIESVGAGRWHVIRYAVVPQVLPSVVANGFYAFDVNLRAAIALGVYGGGGLGFELQLAMKVLRYQDVLALVLLVLVMVTLMERVSDFLRRRILGSTASL; translated from the coding sequence ATGAACTCCGTCGCCCCTGCCGCAGACGTCCCTTCGGCCTTGTTCACGCCCCCTTCCCGGCACTTTCGTCGGCGGCTCGCGATCTTCGCCGCGATCGGCGCGTTTCTCGTCGCAGCCTCCGCAGCGTTGAAGTTCCAGCCTTGGCTGCTGTTCACCGACTTCCACTACCTCGTCCGTCTCGCGGGCGAGATGCTGCCCCCGCGCATCGAGCTGCTCTGGACGAAGCCGTCTCTCTATTCGTCGGTCGCCGAGACGATCGCGATGGCCCTGCTCGGAACCCTCGGCGGCGCCTCGATCGCCCTCGCCCTCGCCCTGCTCGCCGCCGCCAACACCACGCCTCATCCCCTCCTGCGCACCGTCGTCCGCTTCGGCTTCGGCGCCGAACGCGCCACGCCCAACTTCGTGGTGCTGCTCGTCCTGCTCATCGCCGTCGGCTTTGGACCGTTCGCCGGCATGCTCGCGCTCACGATCGGCTCGATCGGCATGTTCGGCAAACTGTTCGCCGATGCGATCGAACAGGTCGATCCGGCCCCGATCGAGGCCATCGAGTCGGTCGGTGCCGGCCGATGGCACGTGATCCGGTACGCCGTCGTCCCACAGGTGCTGCCGTCCGTCGTCGCCAACGGCTTCTACGCGTTCGACGTGAACCTCCGCGCCGCCATCGCCCTCGGCGTCTACGGCGGCGGCGGGCTCGGCTTCGAACTCCAGCTCGCGATGAAGGTCCTGCGCTATCAGGACGTGCTCGCGCTCGTCCTACTCGTCCTGGTCATGGTCACGCTCATGGAGCGTGTATCCGATTTTCTGCGACGCCGTATCCTCGGCTCCACCGCCTCCCTCTGA
- the phnM gene encoding alpha-D-ribose 1-methylphosphonate 5-triphosphate diphosphatase, which produces MQRNILTNARIVLPDRTVEGSVVIENERIAEIVADRHYAEGMDMHGLWLAPGIVDIHTDYLEKEINPRPKTNFPLPLAFHMMDQRALACGLTTVLGAVRFSDDGDKQTTLWRGNGLALAEQYEELARTALARHLLHVRWDTNFEPVDELLAQMGRFTCFGNLVYNENIPGQRQFRDMEDLAKKRAARGDLTLEEARERLARQIEVARTINNRPKVLAAFGGILPIGSHDDTTVEHVREAREFGASLAEMPTTLAAAREAKRLGLSVCMGAPNYLRGGSHCGNLGAPEAIAEGLVDILCSDYHFPSLLGAAIKLMSNGTAPHEAFHYVSLAPARHLRRDDDLGSIEAGKLADLIAFEPKETHGVVRAAWVGGAMRLQLSHTVRRASPALEPV; this is translated from the coding sequence ATGCAACGAAACATCCTCACCAACGCCCGCATCGTCCTGCCCGACCGCACCGTCGAAGGCTCCGTCGTGATCGAGAACGAGCGCATCGCCGAGATCGTCGCCGATCGGCACTATGCCGAAGGCATGGACATGCACGGCCTCTGGCTGGCACCCGGCATCGTGGACATCCACACCGACTACCTCGAAAAGGAGATCAACCCCCGCCCCAAGACGAACTTCCCGCTCCCGCTCGCGTTTCACATGATGGACCAGCGCGCGCTCGCCTGCGGTCTCACGACGGTCCTCGGCGCGGTCCGCTTCTCCGACGACGGCGACAAACAGACGACGCTCTGGCGCGGCAACGGCCTCGCGCTCGCCGAACAATACGAGGAACTCGCCCGCACCGCCCTCGCACGACACCTCCTCCACGTTCGCTGGGACACGAACTTCGAACCCGTCGACGAGTTGCTCGCGCAGATGGGCCGGTTCACGTGCTTCGGCAACCTCGTCTACAACGAAAACATCCCCGGTCAGCGCCAGTTCCGCGACATGGAGGACCTCGCCAAGAAGCGCGCCGCCCGCGGCGATCTCACCCTCGAAGAGGCGCGCGAACGTCTCGCCCGCCAGATCGAAGTGGCCCGCACGATCAACAACCGACCCAAGGTGCTCGCCGCGTTCGGCGGTATCCTGCCCATCGGTAGCCACGACGACACGACGGTGGAACACGTCCGAGAGGCCCGTGAGTTCGGCGCCTCCCTCGCCGAGATGCCGACGACGCTGGCGGCCGCCCGCGAGGCGAAGCGCCTCGGCCTTTCCGTCTGCATGGGTGCGCCAAACTACCTGCGCGGTGGTTCTCACTGCGGCAATCTCGGCGCACCCGAAGCGATCGCCGAGGGTCTGGTCGACATCCTCTGCAGCGACTATCACTTCCCCTCTCTTCTCGGTGCCGCGATCAAACTGATGTCGAACGGTACGGCACCTCACGAAGCCTTCCACTACGTCTCCCTCGCTCCCGCTCGTCACCTTCGTCGCGACGACGATCTCGGAAGCATCGAAGCCGGCAAACTGGCGGACCTGATCGCGTTCGAACCGAAAGAAACGCACGGAGTGGTCCGCGCCGCGTGGGTCGGTGGCGCCATGCGTCTCCAACTTTCACATACGGTCCGCCGCGCGAGCCCCGCCTTGGAGCCGGTCTGA
- the phnD gene encoding phosphonate ABC transporter substrate-binding protein — protein sequence MLRIGFTPTEDTLADREESTRALARYLEHRLGLRCEVVRTASYGPAVEALATGEIDLVALAPFAYVLAHRRGVAEAIALTAYADGQARSYSSVFVSKPEREVRTMDDLVRRASELRFSFTDRASNSGHLAPRAKLATLGLKPEEAFRSVSFTGSHAVALLDVAYGETDVAAVSASTLERLVASGRLRSEQFVELWRSDPMPNGPMAIRAQLPAALKAAVKDALAAMHRADPVASGRAMAGFSGGAAFFAPCDDETFSTVHALADAMPAEFTGPDVVEGGR from the coding sequence TTGTTGCGGATCGGCTTCACTCCGACCGAGGACACGTTGGCAGATCGGGAGGAGTCCACGCGTGCGCTCGCGCGGTATCTGGAGCACCGCTTGGGCTTGCGGTGCGAAGTCGTGCGCACGGCGAGTTACGGACCGGCGGTCGAGGCGTTGGCGACGGGCGAGATCGACTTGGTCGCACTGGCTCCCTTCGCCTACGTGTTGGCCCATCGTCGCGGCGTGGCGGAGGCGATCGCACTCACCGCGTACGCAGACGGACAGGCGCGCAGTTACTCGAGCGTATTCGTGTCGAAACCCGAGCGCGAGGTGCGGACGATGGACGACCTCGTGAGACGAGCGAGCGAACTTCGCTTCTCCTTCACGGACCGGGCGTCGAACTCCGGGCACTTGGCTCCGCGCGCGAAGCTGGCGACGCTCGGGTTGAAGCCGGAAGAAGCATTTCGTTCGGTTTCGTTCACGGGGAGCCACGCCGTGGCGCTGTTGGACGTGGCTTACGGCGAGACCGACGTCGCGGCCGTGAGTGCCAGCACGCTCGAGCGGCTGGTCGCATCGGGACGCTTGAGGAGCGAGCAATTCGTCGAGTTGTGGCGATCGGATCCCATGCCGAACGGTCCGATGGCTATCCGCGCGCAGTTGCCGGCCGCTTTGAAAGCCGCAGTCAAGGACGCGCTTGCAGCCATGCACCGAGCGGACCCGGTGGCGTCTGGAAGGGCGATGGCGGGCTTTTCGGGAGGAGCGGCGTTCTTTGCGCCGTGCGACGACGAGACCTTCTCGACCGTGCATGCGCTCGCGGACGCGATGCCGGCGGAGTTCACCGGCCCGGACGTGGTCGAAGGCGGGCGTTGA